The following are encoded together in the Nitrospirota bacterium genome:
- the aspS gene encoding aspartate--tRNA ligase: MVRDKGCGEIRESDIGKNLTLCGWVFRRRDHGGLIFIDLRDRSGILQVVFSTDVSGAVHEQAHNLRSEYVISVSGEIRKRPEGTENPYMQTGTVEMYVNKLDILNESTTLPFSIEDAAEASEALRLKHRYLDLRRPEMQQNLIIRHKVAKVIRDYLDEKGFIEIETPMLTKSTPEGARDYLVPSRLNPGHFYALPQSPQLFKQILMISGLEKYFQIVKCFRDEDLRADRQPEFTQVDLEMSFVKENNIIEIIEGMMNRIFRDVLNIALDIPFKRLSFHESIERFGNDKPDLRFSLELKEMADLVVNGKFKVFLDAINSGGRVKAICGKGMASLSRKEIDMLTEEAISYGAKGLAWIKVKNGFESPIIKFFSDQILKQMAQRLEAEEGDLMLFVADNEKVVHDVLSRIRLELGRRLNLIQAGYQFVWITDFPLLEWNYEENRFEAMHHPFTSPTDDDVEKMLSGDISNKDLLLSFKAKAYDIVLNGYEIGGGSIRIHRSDIQKKMFEILGISEEEARSKFGFLLDALEFGTPPHGGIALGFDRLVMIMVGASSIRDVIAFPKTQKAFCLMSGSPSPVDPKQLRELYIKLNVPEV; encoded by the coding sequence ATGGTTCGTGATAAAGGATGTGGAGAGATTCGCGAGTCTGACATCGGTAAAAATTTAACTCTTTGTGGTTGGGTTTTCAGACGCAGAGACCACGGAGGACTCATCTTTATAGATCTTCGTGACAGAAGCGGGATATTACAGGTTGTTTTTAGCACTGATGTCTCTGGTGCTGTCCATGAGCAGGCACATAACCTTAGAAGTGAATATGTCATCTCTGTTTCAGGCGAAATCAGGAAAAGGCCAGAAGGCACTGAAAATCCCTACATGCAAACAGGAACAGTTGAGATGTATGTAAATAAGCTCGATATTCTGAATGAATCAACCACTTTACCTTTCAGTATAGAAGATGCAGCAGAGGCCTCTGAGGCACTGAGATTGAAACACCGTTATCTTGACCTCAGAAGGCCTGAAATGCAGCAGAATCTAATAATTCGTCATAAAGTCGCAAAAGTGATAAGAGATTACCTCGATGAAAAAGGGTTCATCGAGATAGAAACCCCGATGCTCACCAAGTCTACACCAGAAGGTGCACGCGATTATCTTGTGCCAAGTCGGCTGAATCCTGGACATTTCTATGCACTTCCTCAATCTCCTCAACTCTTCAAACAGATATTGATGATTTCTGGTCTTGAAAAATATTTTCAGATAGTCAAGTGCTTCAGGGATGAAGACTTGCGTGCAGACAGACAGCCCGAATTCACCCAGGTTGATCTTGAGATGTCTTTTGTAAAAGAAAATAATATTATAGAAATCATTGAAGGCATGATGAACCGCATCTTCAGAGATGTCCTTAATATTGCTCTTGATATTCCATTTAAGAGGTTGAGCTTTCATGAATCAATAGAGAGATTCGGGAATGACAAGCCTGATCTGCGTTTCAGCCTTGAGCTTAAAGAGATGGCTGATTTAGTAGTAAACGGTAAATTCAAGGTATTTCTCGATGCCATTAATTCCGGTGGAAGGGTAAAGGCAATTTGTGGCAAAGGAATGGCAAGTCTTTCAAGAAAAGAAATAGATATGTTGACAGAAGAAGCTATCTCGTACGGAGCAAAAGGTCTTGCATGGATAAAGGTCAAAAATGGATTTGAATCCCCGATAATAAAATTCTTCTCTGATCAAATACTTAAACAGATGGCACAACGGTTAGAGGCTGAAGAAGGGGATCTGATGCTCTTTGTTGCTGATAATGAAAAGGTTGTCCACGATGTATTGAGCAGGATAAGACTCGAACTTGGCAGGAGGCTAAATCTCATACAAGCGGGATATCAATTTGTCTGGATCACAGATTTCCCCCTGCTTGAATGGAATTATGAAGAAAACCGTTTTGAGGCAATGCACCATCCTTTTACATCACCGACAGATGATGATGTTGAAAAAATGCTTTCAGGTGATATAAGTAATAAAGATTTGCTCCTTTCATTTAAAGCAAAGGCATACGATATAGTGCTCAATGGATATGAGATAGGAGGCGGCAGTATACGTATTCACAGGAGTGATATTCAGAAGAAGATGTTCGAAATACTTGGTATATCAGAAGAAGAGGCACGGTCGAAATTCGGTTTCCTTCTGGATGCACTTGAATTTGGTACTCCGCCACATGGAGGTATAGCTCTGGGATTTGATCGTCTGGTGATGATTATGGTTGGTGCTTCATCTATCAGAGACGTAATCGCATTCCCGAAAACACAAAAGGCATTCTGCCTCATGAGCGGCAGCCCTTCACCTGTTGATCCAAAGCAGCTCAGAGAGCTTTATATCAAACTAAACGTGCCTGAAGTATAG